In Micromonospora sp. LH3U1, one genomic interval encodes:
- a CDS encoding MarR family winged helix-turn-helix transcriptional regulator: MATADPARPGFALPLLLLAGFRTLIDDLHAELAREGHPELRPLHGFVLQAVGADGTTATELGQRLGISKQAAGKTVDRLVAVGYLERVDDPSDARRRLVRVTPRGADGLHRSAEIFDRLRAQWADTLGHERVTAMEDDLGTVASANWFRLDVPGWFGG; this comes from the coding sequence ATGGCAACCGCTGATCCCGCGCGCCCCGGCTTCGCGCTACCGCTGCTGCTGTTGGCCGGCTTCCGAACGCTGATCGACGACCTGCACGCCGAGCTGGCCCGGGAGGGTCATCCGGAGCTGCGACCGCTGCACGGATTCGTGCTCCAGGCCGTCGGCGCGGACGGCACCACCGCCACCGAGCTGGGTCAGCGGCTGGGCATCTCCAAGCAGGCCGCCGGCAAGACCGTCGACCGATTGGTGGCCGTCGGCTACCTGGAGCGGGTCGACGACCCCTCCGACGCCCGACGGCGGCTGGTCCGGGTGACCCCGCGCGGTGCCGACGGGCTACACCGCTCGGCCGAGATCTTCGACCGGCTGCGGGCACAGTGGGCCGACACGCTCGGCCACGAACGGGTCACCGCGATGGAGGACGACCTCGGCACGGTGGCCTCGGCCAACTGGTTCCGGCTCGACGTGCCCGGCTGGTTCGGCGGCTGA
- a CDS encoding carboxymuconolactone decarboxylase family protein — MPVFTAHTAETAPATARRAIDGVRGRFGWLPTPVALMADSPQLLTGFLTASTGFEQTDLAPLEREVVILTVSTTNECHVCVALHTGKLTQLGATAELITALRAGSALPDPRLEALRRFTLAVLDHRGAVPDDELDDFLTAGYQSRHALDVVLGVGAYTMSTFANRLTQAPLDPPLAAHAWTPAA; from the coding sequence ATGCCCGTCTTCACCGCTCACACCGCCGAAACCGCGCCCGCCACTGCCCGACGAGCCATCGACGGCGTACGCGGCCGGTTCGGCTGGCTGCCCACCCCGGTCGCGCTGATGGCCGATTCGCCGCAGTTGCTCACCGGCTTCCTCACCGCCAGCACGGGCTTCGAGCAGACCGACCTCGCCCCGCTGGAGCGGGAGGTGGTCATCCTGACGGTCTCCACCACCAACGAGTGCCACGTCTGCGTCGCCCTGCACACCGGCAAGCTCACCCAACTCGGAGCGACCGCCGAGCTGATCACCGCGCTGCGTGCCGGCTCGGCGCTCCCCGATCCGCGACTGGAAGCGCTGCGCCGGTTCACCCTGGCCGTGCTCGACCACCGAGGCGCAGTGCCCGACGACGAGTTGGACGACTTCCTGACCGCCGGCTACCAGTCCCGGCACGCGCTGGACGTGGTGCTCGGCGTCGGCGCGTACACCATGTCCACCTTCGCCAACCGACTCACCCAGGCACCACTCGACCCGCCGCTGGCCGCCCACGCCTGGACGCCCGCGGCCTGA
- the ccsB gene encoding c-type cytochrome biogenesis protein CcsB, which translates to MSALSDNLVTFAILVYLIAMIGHAVEYALGNARTRVAVAAPVRELVGAGGGVVPTPPPAPVPSSAAADRSARRARLAGLIGVGATAVAALLHLAALVTRGLAADRMPWGNMYEFVLTVTFIGVAAWLVVLWKRPSLRKLGLFLTLVMVLLVATAELVLYVPIVPLVPALNSYWFIIHVSTIVFASGIFLLGVVPAVGFLMRNGYEQGKRSFPYTLAKRLPGAAGLERLTFALHAFAFPIFTFAVIAGAIWAEAAWGRPWGWDPKETWAFISWVVYAGYLHARATPSVKRNVATWIAVLGFLTMLMNLFGVNIFFTGLHSYGGLD; encoded by the coding sequence ATGTCCGCACTCTCCGACAATCTGGTGACCTTCGCGATCCTGGTGTACCTGATCGCGATGATCGGCCACGCCGTCGAGTACGCGCTGGGTAATGCGCGTACCCGGGTTGCCGTGGCGGCTCCGGTGCGCGAGCTGGTCGGTGCCGGCGGCGGTGTTGTTCCGACGCCACCGCCCGCGCCCGTTCCGTCGTCGGCTGCGGCCGACCGCTCGGCGCGGCGTGCCCGACTCGCGGGCCTGATCGGGGTGGGCGCCACCGCGGTCGCCGCACTGCTCCACCTGGCGGCGCTGGTCACCCGTGGGCTCGCGGCCGACCGGATGCCCTGGGGCAACATGTACGAGTTCGTGCTCACGGTGACGTTCATCGGGGTCGCCGCCTGGCTGGTGGTGCTGTGGAAGCGACCGTCGCTGCGCAAGCTCGGGCTGTTTCTCACCCTGGTGATGGTGCTGCTGGTCGCCACCGCCGAGCTGGTGCTGTACGTGCCGATCGTGCCGCTGGTGCCAGCTCTGAACTCGTACTGGTTCATCATCCACGTCTCGACCATCGTCTTCGCATCCGGCATCTTCCTGCTCGGTGTGGTGCCGGCCGTGGGCTTCCTGATGCGCAACGGGTACGAGCAGGGCAAGCGGAGCTTCCCGTACACCCTGGCCAAGCGGCTGCCCGGCGCGGCCGGCCTGGAGCGGCTGACCTTCGCGCTGCACGCCTTCGCCTTCCCGATCTTCACCTTCGCGGTGATCGCCGGAGCCATCTGGGCCGAGGCGGCGTGGGGTCGGCCGTGGGGCTGGGACCCGAAGGAGACCTGGGCGTTCATCTCCTGGGTCGTGTACGCCGGCTACCTGCACGCCCGCGCCACGCCCAGCGTCAAGCGCAACGTGGCCACCTGGATCGCGGTGCTCGGCTTCCTCACCATGCTGATGAACCTGTTCGGCGTGAACATCTTCTTCACCGGCCTGCACTCGTACGGCGGGCTGGACTGA
- a CDS encoding cytochrome c biogenesis CcdA family protein: MGEAFKQLAVSGPLLLAMGAAVLAGLVSFLSPCVLPLVPGYLSYVTGLAGADLEGRRPETDPAPAQGTGGVAVRERAAAVAVKGRVLAGTLLFIAGFTVVFVATAILFASIGRVFFDYKRELQIGVGVLIIVAGLSYLGMIPALQREFRISRLPSAGLLGAPVFGAVFALSWVPCTGPTLGAVMGMAATSGQSDRAVVLAVAYCLGLGIPFIVFGLGFERLLGVFRAVRRNSRWVTRVGGALLILIGLALVTGGWQSFVIWLQTTVGVGEVSI, translated from the coding sequence ATGGGCGAGGCCTTCAAGCAGTTGGCCGTGAGCGGGCCGCTGCTGCTCGCCATGGGCGCGGCGGTGCTCGCCGGCCTGGTCAGCTTCCTCTCCCCGTGCGTGCTCCCACTCGTGCCCGGCTACCTCTCGTACGTCACCGGCCTCGCCGGCGCCGACCTGGAGGGCCGCCGACCGGAGACCGACCCCGCGCCTGCCCAGGGCACCGGGGGTGTCGCCGTCCGGGAGCGGGCTGCGGCAGTGGCCGTCAAGGGCCGAGTGCTCGCGGGGACGCTGCTCTTCATCGCCGGCTTCACCGTCGTCTTCGTCGCCACCGCGATCCTGTTCGCCAGCATCGGCCGGGTCTTCTTCGACTACAAGCGAGAGCTGCAGATCGGCGTCGGCGTGCTGATCATCGTGGCCGGGCTGAGCTACCTCGGGATGATCCCCGCGCTGCAACGCGAGTTCCGGATCTCCCGGCTGCCGTCGGCCGGCCTGCTCGGCGCCCCGGTCTTCGGGGCGGTCTTCGCGCTCAGCTGGGTGCCCTGCACCGGCCCCACGCTCGGCGCGGTGATGGGCATGGCGGCCACGTCCGGTCAGAGTGACCGTGCCGTGGTGCTGGCCGTGGCGTACTGCCTCGGGCTGGGGATACCGTTCATCGTCTTCGGGCTGGGCTTCGAACGCCTGCTCGGGGTCTTCCGCGCCGTCCGGCGCAACAGCCGCTGGGTCACCCGGGTCGGCGGCGCCCTGCTCATCCTGATCGGCCTGGCGCTGGTCACCGGCGGATGGCAGAGCTTCGTGATCTGGTTGCAGACCACCGTCGGGGTGGGCGAGGTGAGTATCTGA
- a CDS encoding DUF397 domain-containing protein: MDLTGARWHKSTRSGNDAGACVEVADNLPGRVHVRDSKDRDGGLLTFTPAAWRAFVELTRTR; encoded by the coding sequence ATGGATCTGACCGGAGCCCGCTGGCACAAGTCCACCCGGAGCGGCAACGACGCTGGCGCGTGCGTCGAGGTCGCCGACAACCTGCCCGGCCGGGTGCACGTTCGCGATTCCAAGGACCGCGACGGCGGCCTGCTGACCTTCACCCCGGCCGCATGGCGGGCCTTCGTCGAGCTGACCCGCACCCGCTGA
- the resB gene encoding cytochrome c biogenesis protein ResB produces MTVVDDRPETVAPAPRRRPNRVLALLRNSWRQLTSMRTALILLFLLAIAAIPGSVLPQRGISPEKVNQYFTDHPDWAPRLDRIGAFEVFGSVWFSAIYLLLFTSLIGCILPRLRDHLRALRSRPPVAPKRMARLPQHTVLPAPPGGAAAIAEVLRKRRWRVEVRGDEVSAEKGYLKETGNLLFHTSLIAVLIGVALGSWYGWSGNRLLVAGADNAFCNTRQQYAEAKLGPQVDSADLPRFCLRLDDFQARFLDSGQPEFFNATVTVDGPDEPTRSADFSVNSPLRLNDASVYLLGHGYAPVIRYTDRFGRSQTSTTPFLTTGDMGLTSEGLAAFPDANVDPATGRRAPDEQMAFTGIYLPTAPEQAPFVRSQYPTERNPVLNLVAYQGNLGLDAGIPGSVYQLDQRQVRTGKVKEVGTKLLRKGETWALDDGTTVEFLGTERYVTLSIRHDPGATPLLISCGVLLVGLMGSLFGRRRRVWFRVTPADPAEGSPTGGSSLMEAGGLPRTDYPGFAEEFAQLVAAISGNERAAERAGAGTDSSDRAGVREGAE; encoded by the coding sequence ATGACGGTCGTCGACGACCGGCCCGAGACCGTGGCCCCGGCGCCCCGGCGCCGGCCGAACCGGGTGCTGGCGCTGCTGCGCAACTCGTGGCGGCAGCTCACCAGCATGCGTACCGCGCTGATCCTGCTCTTCCTGCTCGCGATCGCCGCCATCCCCGGCTCGGTGCTGCCGCAGCGTGGGATCAGCCCGGAGAAGGTCAACCAGTACTTCACCGACCACCCGGACTGGGCCCCTCGGCTGGACCGGATCGGCGCGTTCGAGGTCTTCGGCTCGGTCTGGTTCTCCGCGATCTACCTGCTGCTGTTCACGTCCCTGATCGGCTGCATCCTGCCCCGGCTGCGCGATCACCTCCGGGCGCTGCGGTCCCGGCCGCCGGTCGCGCCGAAGCGGATGGCACGGCTGCCCCAGCACACCGTGCTGCCCGCCCCGCCCGGTGGCGCGGCGGCCATCGCCGAGGTGCTGCGCAAGCGCCGCTGGCGGGTGGAGGTGCGCGGCGACGAGGTCTCCGCCGAGAAGGGCTACCTCAAGGAGACCGGCAACCTGCTGTTCCACACCTCGCTGATCGCCGTGCTGATCGGCGTCGCGCTCGGCTCGTGGTACGGCTGGAGCGGCAACCGCCTGCTGGTGGCCGGCGCGGACAACGCTTTCTGCAACACCCGCCAGCAGTACGCCGAGGCCAAGCTCGGCCCCCAGGTCGACAGCGCCGACCTGCCCCGCTTCTGCCTGCGGCTGGACGACTTCCAGGCCCGGTTCCTCGACAGCGGTCAGCCGGAGTTCTTCAACGCCACGGTCACCGTCGACGGCCCCGACGAGCCGACCCGCAGCGCGGACTTCTCGGTGAACTCGCCGCTGCGGTTGAACGACGCGAGCGTCTACCTGCTCGGCCACGGGTACGCCCCGGTGATCCGCTACACCGACCGGTTCGGTCGCAGCCAGACGAGCACCACGCCCTTCCTGACCACCGGCGACATGGGGCTGACCAGCGAGGGTCTGGCCGCCTTCCCGGACGCGAACGTCGACCCGGCCACCGGCAGGCGCGCGCCGGACGAGCAGATGGCGTTCACCGGCATCTACCTGCCCACGGCACCCGAGCAGGCACCGTTCGTCCGCTCGCAGTATCCGACCGAGCGCAACCCGGTGCTCAACCTGGTCGCCTATCAGGGCAACCTCGGCCTGGACGCCGGCATCCCCGGCTCGGTCTACCAACTGGACCAGCGGCAGGTGCGGACCGGCAAGGTCAAGGAGGTCGGCACCAAGCTGCTGCGCAAGGGTGAAACCTGGGCCCTGGACGACGGCACAACTGTCGAGTTCCTGGGCACCGAGCGGTACGTCACTCTCTCCATCCGGCACGACCCCGGCGCGACGCCGCTGCTGATCAGCTGCGGGGTCCTGCTGGTCGGGCTGATGGGCTCGCTGTTCGGACGGCGCCGCCGGGTGTGGTTCCGGGTGACCCCGGCCGACCCCGCGGAAGGATCTCCGACGGGCGGTAGTAGCTTGATGGAGGCCGGTGGGTTGCCGCGCACCGACTATCCAGGGTTCGCAGAAGAGTTCGCCCAGCTCGTCGCCGCGATCAGCGGGAACGAACGGGCGGCCGAGCGGGCTGGCGCGGGTACTGACTCCAGTGACCGGGCCGGCGTGCGAGAAGGAGCCGAGTGA
- a CDS encoding helix-turn-helix domain-containing protein, producing MTTVVSPAALIREQLRRSRLAAGLTQEEYGKRAHYSPSMVSAVELGHTAPNEAYLTRADEVLDTGGLLVSLRELGRRDGEPVWFRPWLEVERVATQLRCFGATMIPGLLQTADYARAVFRLDLGLTADRVEELVAARLERQTILDREHPPQLTAVIDEAALQRFAEGCAGVLAGQLRHLVVCARRPYIRVHVLPQGVGLHAGLFGPFILGRTADGSWLGFLDNQTGGTAVDDIFEVATLLGRWESLRSDALPRQQSIDLLEEIVKPWI from the coding sequence GTGACCACAGTGGTGTCGCCGGCGGCGCTGATCCGGGAGCAGCTCCGGCGGTCCCGGCTCGCGGCCGGGCTGACTCAGGAGGAGTACGGCAAACGGGCGCACTACTCGCCGTCGATGGTGTCGGCCGTCGAGCTGGGGCACACGGCGCCCAATGAGGCGTACCTGACCCGGGCCGACGAGGTGCTCGACACCGGCGGCCTGCTGGTCTCGCTGCGCGAGCTGGGCCGGCGCGACGGCGAGCCGGTCTGGTTCCGCCCCTGGCTGGAGGTCGAACGGGTCGCCACCCAGCTGCGCTGCTTCGGCGCGACGATGATTCCCGGGCTGTTGCAGACCGCCGACTACGCCCGGGCGGTGTTCCGGCTCGACCTGGGGCTCACCGCCGACCGGGTCGAGGAGTTGGTGGCGGCCCGGCTGGAGCGGCAGACGATCCTCGACCGAGAGCATCCGCCGCAGCTCACCGCCGTGATCGACGAGGCCGCGTTGCAGCGCTTCGCGGAGGGCTGTGCCGGGGTGCTGGCCGGTCAGCTGCGGCACCTGGTGGTGTGCGCCCGCCGCCCGTACATCCGCGTGCACGTGCTGCCGCAGGGCGTGGGCCTGCACGCCGGCCTCTTCGGGCCGTTCATCCTCGGCCGCACCGCCGACGGCAGCTGGCTCGGCTTCCTCGACAACCAGACCGGCGGCACCGCCGTGGACGACATCTTCGAGGTGGCGACCCTGCTCGGAAGGTGGGAGAGTCTGCGCAGTGACGCGCTGCCCCGGCAGCAGTCGATCGACCTGCTCGAGGAGATCGTGAAGCCATGGATCTGA